The Cryptosporangium aurantiacum genome contains the following window.
ACCTGGCCGTTCTTACGCGCGCGTCGGGCACCGGCGATCAGACGGGACCAGCAGCGGCCGAGCTGCCAGGCGAGGACCGGCAGCCGCCAGGGCTGCCGGAGCATCTGGACGCGTCCGGCAGTGTCGAGCGGCAGCGGATCGTTGACCTCGACGACCTCGTCGCCGGACTCGCGCAGCCCGTCGATCAGGACGGCGACCCGAGGGTGCCGTTGCACGTCGTAAGTGCCGAAAGCCAGCCAGCGCACCGCGCCAGGCTACCGGGCCTGGTCCACGAACCAAGAATGCGCCGGTCAGAAGTCGTCTGCGCGCCGGAGCTTCCGCGGACGGCCGTCGGGGTCGAGCAGGTACTGGTAGAGCGGATCCGCCCAGATCCCGGCCAGCGGCTTCAGCTTCGCCGGCGAGTACGGCCGCAGCCGCCCGGACGGCCGCGGGCCCGGCTTCCCGCCGCGGTGCCACGCGTCCAGCGCGTCGGCGGATTCCTTGAACGCACGGAACGCGGTATCCGGGTCGGCCAACGCGTCCACCTCGTCGGGTTTGAGCTCGAGGTGCTCGGCGGCGAGCGCGAGCCGCAGGTCGCGGGCGTAGACCCGCGCGCCGTCGCCGAGCCCGCCGGGGTCGAGCGGCTCCCGCCGGTCGTGTTCCTCGTCGATCACCGCGCAGGACAGCTCGGAGTCGTAGGTCCAGGACCGGCGGTTGAGGTTGTCGGAGCCCACGACGGCCCAGACGTCGTCGATGACGCAGACCTTCGCATGGACGTAGACCGGCGTGCCGTCCCGGTTCTCGGGGGCGTAGACGGCGACGCGGTCGTGAGCGACCGCGCGGAACTTCTCCAGCGCCCGGTTGCGTCCGAGGTTCTCGCCGGTCGTGGAGAGGCCCCCCTGGTCGGGATAGGACGGGACAACCGCGATCAAGTGCAGGTCGGGGTTCTGGTGCAGCGCCTCGGCGAAACACGCCGCCACGTCCGAGGACCAGAGGTACTGGTCCTCCAGGTAGATCAGCTTCCGGGCGCGCTTGAGCGCCTTGAGGTAGGCACGAGCGATGCTGCGCTCGCCGTCGGGCGCGAACGGGTAGCTGTTCCGCCGCCGGTGCGGGTACGTGCGCAAGATCTGGACGGCCTGGGTGCCGCACGGCTCGGGGTCGCCGGGCTGGTCGGGCAGCGCGTCCGGGGTGATGTCCCGGTGCGACAGCAGGTCGCGGACGACCCGGGCGGGGTTGTTCGAGAGCGGGCTCGGGTCCTCCCAGCGTTCCCGGAAGACCGTGTCGACGTCGCCGACCGCGGGCCCCCGCACCGCGACCTGGACGTCGTGCCAGGGCGGCCGGGGCCCGTACACGTCCGGCATCGGTTGGGGCTGCGGGTCACCGTTGTGGTCGGCGTCGTCGCGGCGGCTGTGCCCGAGATCGATGCCGCCGAGATAGGCGATGTCCTGCTCCGGTTTGCCGGGGTGCCGGATCACGACGAACTTCTGGTGGTGGGAGCCCCCGGTGCGGACGCGCATGTCGAGCAGCACCTCGCCGCCCGCTTCCTCGACCTCGACGCCCAGGTGGCGGTTCTCCTCGGCGCTGAACTGCAGCTTGTCAAGGTGGGAGCGCCACATCAGGCCCTTGACGACGACGCCGCGCGCGATGGCCTCGGCGAGCACGGAGTGGACCGTGCGGTCGGGCTCGGCGAGCAGCTGGTCGGGGTCACCGCGCCAGTCGGTGAAGAACAGGATGTCGCCGTCCTGGGCGGCGTCGATCTCTTTCACCAGGTCGGCGAAGTACGTGGCGCCGTGGATCAGCGGCCGAACCTCGTTCCCGGTGGTCCAGGCAGCGCCGTCGGGGTGCCGCGAGTCCAGCCGGGTAGACGGGTTGCCGCGCTCGTCCGCGGTGAGGAACCAGTCGTCGAGGGGCATGCCCTGCCGTTACCCCGTCGGGGTGGGTTGCCACACCCGCCGGGGTCAAACGGCGACCGCAGCCGGGCGTGGCGGCGCCACCGCACCGGCCACCGAGTCGGCGAATCGGCGCAAAAGCTGCGCGAAGACCACGACGTCCTGGTCCGACCAGTCGTCCAGGCCGCGCGAGATCAGTTCGACCATCTGTTCCCGGTGCTGCCGTAGCGTCTGCAGGCCGGAATCGGTGATCGCGAGGTGGTGCACGCGGCGATCGGAGGGGTCGGTCGCCCGCGCGACGAGGCCGGCCTCGATCAACGCCGTGACCTGCCTGCTGATCACCGAGAGGTCCACCCGGAGCCGTTCGGCCAGGTCACTGGCCCGCTGCTCCCCTGCGGTGGCGAGGATCGCGAGCGTCGGGATCGCGCCGACCGCCCCGACGTTCTTGCTCCCTACCGGCGGCACCACGCGTTGGAACTGACGCTTGATCTCACCGATCGCGGGGAGCTGATCGAGCAGTTGGGCGCAGGCCTCCTGTGACGCCATGACCGCCTCCTTAATAGTTGCTCGAACCAACCTTAGCTCGGATCTTGCGCTGCGCAACCAAATCAACACGTGGGTCGTATCACCACAGCGCGCGTTTTCGGCAAATCGCCGACAAGCGTCACATAGTGGAGGACCCTGGCACCGTCATTCGTGCCGCCGCTCCGGGAAGGCAGCGATGAATTCTTTTCGACCGATCCCGGCGGACGGCGCTCAGCCTGCCGGGACAGGCGAGGTCGAAAAGAGTTCATTGGACCCGCGAGTGGAGGCGCGCGCACAGCAGCGCTGGCGGTGGGCGCTCATCATCTCCACGACGGCCACCGCCATCGCGGTCGCCCTGGTCCTCTGCGGCGCCATCGTGACCGCGGACGCCGCCGGCGCCGACACCCTGGCGCTGATCGTTCTCGCGGTGATCGCGCTGGTCGTGGTCGGGCTGCTGCTCGGCATCGTGCTGGGCGTCAGCTGGTGGGTGCTCCACCGTCGGGGCGCGCTCGGCCCGTCGCTGCTCTGGGGCGTCGACCGGGCGACCCGGCGTCGGGTGGTCGCCGGTCTGCGGCGGGGCGAACCGATGACCGGCGAGGACCACGAGCTGGCGACGAGCGAAGCCGACCGGGTCGTCCGGTTCGGACTGCTGCTTCCGGGCGTGCTCTTCGCGAACGTCGCGATCCAGGCCGGGTGGATCGCGGCCGACCGGTCCGAGGTCGACGACAACCCGCTGCTGTTCGGCGCCCGGCTGGTCGCGATCGTGTTCTTCGGGTGGGGCGGCGTGCACGCGTCGGTAGCGCTGCGGCGGGCCCGGCGGTATCTGGGCGGGGCCGGTCGCGGCGGGGCCGACCGCGACGGGGCTGACCGCGGCGGGGTCAGCCGCCGGCCGGAGGGGGTTCGGCGGACCCGTTGGAGCCGCTCCCGTCCCGGTTGAAGAACGACACCGCACAAGAGCGTCACCACCGAGCGGCGGAAGATCAGCTTGCCCGTGGCGCGCTTCCGGTCCGGGGGGACGACGTCGCTCAACAGCCCGTCGTCCATCCGTTCCGCCTGCTAACGCCCCCGGAGCACCTGCACCAGGGCACGCAGAGCGGGCACCGCGCCCTCTAGTTTCTCCCGATCCCCCGGCTCCAATCGGCCGAGCGCGGCGCCCAGGTGGGCGTCCCAGCTGCGCTGGAGGCGTTCGAGGTTGCGATACGCCTGATCGGTGAGCGTGAGGCGGGCGATCCGGCGGTCGCCGGGGTCGGCCTCCCGGATCATCAGGTCCCGCGCGACCAGATTTCGCACCGCCGCACTGACGTTGCTGCTCTTCATGTGCAGCTCCCGGGCGACGACGCCGACGCCACTGCCGGGGTTACGGCCGACGTAACGGAGGACGTCGCGCTCGGAGTCGGGCAGCGGGACGAGGTTCACCTCGGCGTGGGCAGCCGAGCGCAGCTGCCGCGAAACGTCGTGGAGTAGCGCGGCGAGCTCGCCTGAGAGGAGCGCCACAGCCTCGGGCGCTGTCTTCTCGCCGGACACGTGCCGATAGTAACTTATGTATGAACCCATAAGCTTTGGAACGAGCGCTGATGACTTCGCTGGACGCCCGTCGGGACACCACAACCGCCGCTACCGCATCCCTGCCCCTGCTCGCCGTGCTCGTGCTGGCGCTGCTCTCGGCGATCGCGCCGCTCGCGACCGACATGTACCTGCCGGGCTTCCCGACGATGGCGGACGAACTCCGCACCGACGCGTCGAGCATCCAGCTCACGCTCACCACGTTCATGGCCGGGTTGGCGATCGGTCAGCTCGTCATCGGCCCGCTGTCCGACCGCTGGGGCCGGCGGCGGCCACTGCTGATCGGGGCGGCGGTCTGCATCGTCGCGTCCGCATTGTGCGCGGCAGCGCCGAACGTCGGTGCACTGATCGCCTTCCGGTTCCTGCAGGGGTTTGCCGGCGCAGCCGGCGTTGTTCTCGGCCGGGCGATCGTGGCGGACACGGTCCGGGGCGCGGCGGCGGCCCGGATATTTTCGGTGCTGATGACGATCGGCGGGATCGCGCCGGTGGTGGCTCCGCTGCTCGGTGGTGCGTTGCTCGGTCCGGTCGGGTGGCGCGGCGTGTTCGGCGTGTTGACCGTGGCCGCGGTCGTGATGCTGATCGGGTCGTTCTTCGTGCTGCGGGAGACGCTGCCCGCGTCTTCGCGCCAGCGGGGCGGCGTGTCGGCGACGCTGCGTGGGGCCCGGACCGTGCTCGGCAACCGGCGCTACGTCGGCTACACGCTGGCGTTCATCTTCACGTTCGGGACGCTGTTCGGGTACATCTCGGCGTCTCCGTTCGTCCTGCAGACCGTGTTCGGGCTGTCGTCCGGCTGGTACTCGGTGGCGTTCGCCGCGAACGCCGTGGGGCTGACGCTCGGCAGCCTGGTCAACGCCCGGGTCGTCGGCCGATTCGGGGCGCGGCGGATGCTGATCGTCGGGCTAGGGTCGTTGCTGACCTGGACGGTCGTCCTCGCAGTGCTGACGCTGACCGGCCTGCTGACCACGGTCGGGGTACTGGTGCTGCTCTGGCTGTGTGTGACGTCCGTAGGCTTGGTGATGGGCAACGCGACGTCGCTGGCGATCGCCCAGACGCCGTCCGCCGCCGGCACCGGCTCCGCGGTGATCGGCGCGGGGCAGTTCGCGCTGGCGGCGGTGGTGTCGCCGCTGGTGGGGCTCGGTGGGGAGGGCACGGCGGTGCCGATGGCGATCGTGATGGTGGTGTCGGCGGCGGTCGCGGTGGTGGCCCTGGCGACGCTGACGCGCGAGCCCCAGCCAGGCCACTAACCCGATACTCGGAACGCGGACGGGGCGGTTACCGATACGCTGGGGCCGGATCCGGGCGGCGCAGGCCGCGCGGCTCCGCTGTGCCGACGGCGACGTCGGCCAGGCCCTCGTAGCTCAGGGGATAGAGCACCGCTCTCCTAAAGCGGGTGTCGGCAGTTCGAATCTGCCCGAGGGCACAACTATTGACCAGCGCGGACGGCCCGCTGACCAGCGGATAAGCCGCCGGATCACTCATCCGCCTGTCCGGCTGTATCCGGCCGTCACCGACCGTCTACGGCCATTCACGTGCAGGGCGCGTGCGAGTTTCACCGGCCGGGGCGCCGGTGGCCGAGGGCAGCCTCGACGCGTTGGCGGTTGATCGCGTCACTCTGGTCGAGGCATTGCGCGTATATCTTCTGCAGGACGTCGACGGAGTGGCCGGCCCACGCAGCTGCGTCGGTGACCGGCACTCCTCCGTTGACCCACGTCGAGATCGCCGCGTGCCGGAGGTGGTACGGCGTCGCCGCGAGCGGTGAGGCTGCGACTTCGGGGGTGAACGCGTCGAGCCGGGCGCGTTCCCAGGATCGGCCGATAGTGATTTTCGCGAGCACGCCGCCCCGCACGCCGCTGAGCAGCCGGCCATCCGGTCCGAAGCCGAACTCGGCGATGTGCTCGTTCAAGAGGGCGGTCAGCTCTGGTGGGCACGGCACGGGGCGTGTGTCGCCGACGTCGCGGTGTTTGAGCTGCCTGCGGTCGTCTCGTTCGTTGCCGCTGTCGGTCCAGTCCCGCCCGGCGTGCGGCGCGGCCCCGTCGAGGTAGAACATGCCCCACCCGTCGGCCGGGATCGCGAGGTTGGGCTTGGCCAGGGCGACTACCTCTTCCGGTCGCAGTGCCGCGAAGTAGATGCAGCCGAAGAATGCGACCAGCCGCGGGCCGCTCGGTTGCTGCGCTCGGACCGCGGCGAGGAGGGTGCGCGCCTGCACGGGGTTGGGCACGCTGCGGCGGTCGACGGGCCGGATCGACTTTGTCGGCGGTGTCCATTTCAGGGCCGGGATGGGGTTCTCGGTCAGCAACCCCTCCTCGATCGCGTGGTTGATCGCCGCGTTCAGCACGATTCGCTTGCGGTTGGCCACCGACGGCGCGGCGGTTCCCCCGTCGACCTTGTGCGTGATCGCGTCGAGCACGCCGCGGAGCACCTTGGGTTCTGCCAGTGCGGCTACCGGCCGGCTGTGCGTGCTGACCCACCGGAGAGCCGCCTCGATCTCGGCCGGCCGTTCGGCTGTGTCGCGCCGGGCGGTGTTGAAGGCCCACCGGGTCAGCGCCGACCGCAGGACCCGGCCGTCCGGCCGTCCGCGCGAGGTCGTCAGCATCGCCTCGGTGACGGTCGTCAGCGCTTCGGCGTTCGTCCGGCGGGTGGTCCCGGCGCTGCGCTTCCACTTCGTGTCTACGTAGGAGGACGCGAAGTCGTACCAGGCCGCGTCGAGCTTGGTCGCCCGTTCCATCGACACGGGGAGGCCGGTGGCCACGTTGAACGCCTCGCCCTTGCGGGCCGCGGCGAGGAGTTCGGAGCGGAAGCTCTCGGCCAGACCCTTGGTCGTGAACGGTTCCCACCTCTCGCGGCCGGCCACGATCCAGCGAACCCAGTAGGTCGTCTTGCGCTTGCCCTTACGGACGAGGGTCTTCCAGATCCGGACGTCGTAGGTCGTCTCCACTCAGGCCGCCTCGTCGTCGGCGAGGCGGTCGAGCCACGCTTCGAGGTCTGCCCGGCGGATCCGTAGCTCTCCGTTGGGGAGGCGGATGCAGCGGGGCGCCCGTCCCTTGGCTCGCCATTCGTAGAAGGTCGACCGGTTGACGTCGAGTTCTTCGCAGAGCTCGGCGACCGTCAACTTGGTTCGGCCGCCTGCGGGCTTGGTGGTCACGGTGGGCTCCTTCCGGACGGGGATTGGGGTGACGAGATGCGCGGGTGAACCGGGCGGTGGGGCCGCTCTGGCGGGCCGCTGTGCGCGCGTCTGCGGCCCTGTCGATCGGGGGTCGGTGTCTCGGGTACCGCCGAACGCGCACAGAGGGTTTGACCGGGCCGGTTCCGAGTGCCCGCGCCGGCTGGCGGGGCGGCGGGTCATGCGGCATCACCACATTTAGCGGTTACAGCGGTTACGTCGGTTACGTTGCTGGTCAGGGGCGTAACCGATGGAGGGGCTGTAACCGCAACATCGGTTACACCCTCGGCGTTGGGGGTGGTTGTAACCGCTGTTGCGGTTACAGGCTGGTTTGCGGTTACGTCGCTGACCTGCGTTGTAACCGCGGTAACCGCTGTAACCGAGGAATTCGGGTCCGGCCGCCGCAGGTAGCGACTCCAAGCGTCGTTGAGGCCGCTTTGGACGTCGGTGGGGTAGGTGACGTAGCCCTTGAGGACCTCATCGGTGACCGGGTGCCGGAACGGCACCGGTTTGATGTCGTAGCGGGAGAGCTCCCGGGACAGCCTGCGGGCGTCGAGGGCCTTGCCCTTCCCGAGGTCGGGCCAGGGGGCGTCGTCGAGGGCGAGGAGGTGCTTGAGGATCTCGGTGGTGGATAGCCGGTCGGTCAGCCGCTCGGCGAACAGGGCGTCGAGGTCGGTGAGGAGGCGGACACCGAAGCTCAGTTCGCCGGGTCGAGTGGTCAGGACGAAGTACGCGCAGGCGTCGCGGGCACGGCCGGGCCAGGGGCCTCCGGCGGCGTCGGCGACTGCGAGGAGGGCTTCCCAGATTTCGGCGTGCCGGTCGACCACGCCGGCCGGCATGGTCGGGCGCGCAGCTGCGAGAGCGTCGGTGCGTTCGCCGATCCAGCGGGCGAGGGCCTGGCGGATGGGAGCGGCTTCGGGTTCGGCGTCGCGGGTGTAGAAGGACTCGACTTCCTGGTCGTGGCGTCGCTTGCGCATGTGCACGGTGATCGCGCGTGTGGTGATGGTGTCGGGCATGTTCCCGGCCAGTCCGGCGAGCGCGACGGGGGCGAACACCTTGAACCTTTGGACCTGCATCTTTGAGGCGTCGCCGACGCAGCGGGCGATGGCGGCGCCGCGTTTGTAGCCGGCGTTGAGCAGCGCGCGGAGGTCTTCGTAGTTGCCGCCGTTGCGCGGGTTGAAGATCGCGTCGACCTCGTCGAACAGGAGGCTGTAGGGCTTCTCGACGAGCATGCGGAAGATCGCCGGGACGGTCGCGGAGATGGTCATTTCCGGGTCGCGGCAGAGCAGCGCGAGGAGTTCGAGCACCCGGGTTTTGCCCGACTGCGGTTCGGCTGAGTCGAGCACGAGGCGCGGGGTGACGTAGAACGCGTCGATGGCGTGGGTGTGTGCGGCCCATAGCGTGACGGCGGTGAGCGCGTGCGGGCTGGGGAAGGCGACGAACCGGGCGATGAACGCGGCGACCTGATCGAGCACCGCGGCGCCCTCGGCAGGCTCGCCGTCGCGCATCTGCGGTACGGGGTCGGTGGTCATGCTGCCTCCCGGTGGCTCGGTTCGGGGAGCAGTGCGTTGAGGAGGCGGCGTCGCCAGGTCAGGGCGTAGCGCAGGCAGTTGGCGCAGTTCTTGTGCCGGCCCGCGCGGACGCACTCGGGGAGCGCGGGACGGCGGAGCCGGCGGGCGGTGAAGGCCCACGCCATCGAGTCGGTGCTGGCCCACGGGTCGTCGTAGTTGCGCAGTCCGAGGGTTTTGACGCCGAAGCCGTGCAACCGGGTCAGGCCCCGGGCTCGCAGGGCGGTGAAGATCGCGTGTCCTTCGCCGGTCCCTTGGCGGCGGCAGACCGATCCGACCCCGACGAGGGGTTCTTTCCGCAGGTCGATGCCGTGTTGGAGGTAGAGGTCGTCGCAGCGTTCGTAGTCCTCGGGGGTGTCGCCCTGCACGATGCGCAGCCACCGGACGTCCGGCGCGAGCATGCTCAGCTCGACGGCGTTGACCACGGTGCGGAGGTGGTGTTCGGGCACCGAGAGGTGGGTGCCGACGAAGCGCTGCGGCCCGAACTGGCCGCCGTCGATGATGGCTTGTTCGCACATCCAGTCCTGCGGCGCGGCCCACGCCAGTTGCCCGATCTCCTCCTGGTAGCGGCGTGCCCGGGCGGCGTACTCGGCCGGGGTGACGGTCCACGTGCCGAACTCTTTGAGCTCGGAGAAGCCGCCGGAGTCCAGCACCCACGGCACCCGGGCGCGGGGCAGTGTCTTGTAGACCCGCAGTCGCCGGTCGGAGACCATCAGCGGCGCCTGTTCGGCGTTGACCTCGGGTTTGGCCAGCCACCCCGGGGCCGGAGCACCGAGGTAGAAGACGTAGCCAGCGGGGGCGAGCGGCGCGTTCATATCGCCACTCCTTCAGCGCGGAACCCGCCGACGATCGCGGCCCGTGCGTCCCGTTCGGGCTGACCGACCGCATGGCCTACGGCGGTGAGGGCGTCGATGGCCTCGGCGTGGCTGATCGCGTTCGCGGCGACCATCCGGGCGACGCCGCGGGCGGCGCCGTAGAGGGTGGTGCGACGCCGGCCGGGTGGGGCGTTCTCGACCGCCGCCAGATGCGCGGCGAGCAGCGCGGGCGGGGATGAGATGCGCCCCCCGTGCGTCGTCGGGGTCGGGCGCGGATCGGGTGCGGCGGCGACGCCCGCAGCTGCGCGGCAGGACGCCAGCAGCGGGGGGCGCATCTCATTCACCGGCCGGTCCCCAGCCTGCCGGTACGGCTGACCGGTGGCCGGGTGGATCGAGGGCGGGGCCACGACGTATCCGCCGTCGGCCTTGATGTCTACACCGGGCCGGCCGTCGAGTCGCCGGGACGGGATCCGGCCGCCGGGGTGGCGGTAGTACAGGTGCCAGCCGCCTCCCCCGCTGGCCACCGCGTACGTCGGGGTCATCAGGGCCGGGTCGAGCGCGCCGCCGTTACGCGGGTCGATGTCCACGACCACGAGACCGGAGACGGCACCGGTGGCGATGGCGAGTAGACCGCCCGGGATCGTCGTGTGCATGGCCCGGATACGGTCCGGGTCGAGCGTGGCGGCGTAGAAGGAGTGGCAGCACAGGCAGTTGCAGGCCGCGGGGTCGTGGTCGGGGTCGGCGTCGTCGCAGGCTGGGCAGTTGTTCACCGGGCGCTTGGACTGTCCGAGGAAGAACACCGGCCAGCCCCGGGCGGCGTTCGAGAATGCCCCGGTGAGCATCGGATCGGGGGCCGTCATCAGAGTTCCGCCTCGTTCATCAGACGCGTGATCTCGGCTATCCCGACCCGGCTCACACCGCGGGCGAGGTCACGGCGGACGCAGTCGGTCAGCGGGACGTCGAGGAACTCGCGGTGCTCGACCACCTGCGCGTCTACCGACTGTCCGATCTCGGCGAGGGCCTGGCGGTGCTGACGGCGGAGGTTGGTGTTGTCGCACACGACGTCCACACCAAGCGCGAGGAGCGCCCGGACCGCGGCGTGAACCACGGCGGTGACGTGGTCCTCGGGGACGCCGGTGAGCCGCCCGTACATCATCACGCGCAGGTCGTCGCGGTTGATCCGCGCCGCGGGTGCTCCTGTGGCGCGGGCTTGATCGACCCATGCACGTGCCCAGGTGGACTTGCCCGACCCGGGCGGCCCGACCGTCAGGTGTAGCGCCGTCATGCCGCCACCCCCGCGACCTCGGTGTCGAGGCGGCCCCAGTGGGTGCCGAGGATCTCCGCGTCCGCCTCGATCGGCACGCCGCGGTAGGTGCTGGTCATGACCTGCGCGACCAGCCGTCGGACGTCTTCGGCGTCGGCGGTGCGGACGTGCAGGATCACCTCGTCATGGACGAACAGCCACAGCGCGGCGGGGTCGAGGCGGTGGGTGACGACGAGTTCGTAGACCGCGGCGACCAGCAAGTCCCTCGCGGTCGACTGGATCGAGTAGTTGGAATTGGCGTAGGACCGCGCCGGGTCAGCGGGGATCCGGCGGCCGGAGCCGGTGACCACAATCGGGTCGTAGCTGATGCGTTTGCCGTAGGCGATGACCTGCGGGTAGGTGCTCCGCCACCGGTCGATCACGTCCGCGGCCACGTGCTCGGGAACGCCGGTCTGTGCCGCGAGGGCGCGGACGCCGCCGCCGTAGATGGTGCCGAACGTGGCCCGCTTGGACAGGGTGCGCTGTGTCGGGGTGAACGGCGTCCCGAACATGAGGGCGGCGGTGGCGTCGTGGATATCGACGCCGGACTCGATCACCCGCCACAGCGCCCGATCCCGGGAGAGCGCGGCGGCGACCCGGACCTCAACGGCCTTGAAGTCGCAGCTCACGAGGGTGTGTCCGGGGTCGGCTCGGAATGAGTGCCGAAGGCGCGTGTCTGTCTTTTTCAGCGTCTGCAGCGCCGGGCCGGTGATGCTCATGCGCCCGGTGCGGGCGCGGAGCGTATTCACCGCCGGATGCACCCGGCCGGCCGCGTCGGCGTGGGTGAGGAACGACCGCAGGTTGGCCATCGCGTTCGACGTCGCGGACACCCGCTGGCGGGCGCGCAGCAACGCCGTCGCCTCGGGGTCGAGGCGCAGCGTGCCCGCGTCGACCGCGGTCACGAGGGCCTTGAGGGTCTCTTTGGTGACCTGCAGGCGGCCGGTGTCGGTCCGCGGCCCGTCCACTCCTTGGCCTTCGAGCCACTCGGCGAACCGCGGAGAGCCGGCCGGAAAGCCGAGACCGTCGCGGATCGCGGCGCTCGCTGTGGCGTGTTCGGTCGCGATCTCGCCGAGGAGGGCGCGGGTGTAGTCGGCGTCGAGGGCCAGACCGCGGATGGTGATGCCGACCGCCTGCGCGGCCAGCCACTGTTCGACGGCCACGAGGTGGGCGAACGGCGCGCACAGCTGCAGCAGTACCGGGAGGAGGCGGCGGACGTAGATCGCGTCCATGCCGGCGTAGACCACGTAGGACGGGTCGTCGGCCGGAAGGTGGTTCCACGCCCACTGCATCGCCGCGTCCGCGGCGCGCTGCCCGACCGGGGCGAGGGTCTGCGCCCGGATCTGCAAAGCCGTCTCGGCCTCGACTAGGCCGCTATCGAGGTATCGGGCGGTGAGTCCCTTCAGCTTGTGTCCGGAGCGTTCGTCCGGCTCGATCAACTTCGACAACAGGTGGGCATCCACCACCCGCTGACCGAGCGCGATTCCGAACGCCGACCACACCGCCAGCACGTCATAGGGGGTGAAGGTGACAAACCGGCGGTCCGGGTTGGACAGTATGTCGGCCACTAGCGCGTACTGGTGGTCGTCGGTCGGGTCGAAGACCCACGCCGTCGTGGGCGAGGCGAGTTGCACGAGGCGGACCCCGGCGTCCGGCCCGAAGTGCCCGGGGCCGCCGTCGAGGATCGCGCGGGTCTCGACGTCCAACCCGAGCACCGGATTCGCCAGGTCCGCCCGCACCGCGGACAGATCGAGCGGAGATCCGGCGCGGGGGGCGTAGATGGTCGAGGTGTGGCCGCCGTGTCGGCGGGTGTAGGTGCTGGTCATCGGTCGTCCTTCCGGTGCCGCTCGACGGGGATTCCGGCGTCCTCGGCCAGCGCCGCGCA
Protein-coding sequences here:
- a CDS encoding phospholipase D family protein, whose amino-acid sequence is MPLDDWFLTADERGNPSTRLDSRHPDGAAWTTGNEVRPLIHGATYFADLVKEIDAAQDGDILFFTDWRGDPDQLLAEPDRTVHSVLAEAIARGVVVKGLMWRSHLDKLQFSAEENRHLGVEVEEAGGEVLLDMRVRTGGSHHQKFVVIRHPGKPEQDIAYLGGIDLGHSRRDDADHNGDPQPQPMPDVYGPRPPWHDVQVAVRGPAVGDVDTVFRERWEDPSPLSNNPARVVRDLLSHRDITPDALPDQPGDPEPCGTQAVQILRTYPHRRRNSYPFAPDGERSIARAYLKALKRARKLIYLEDQYLWSSDVAACFAEALHQNPDLHLIAVVPSYPDQGGLSTTGENLGRNRALEKFRAVAHDRVAVYAPENRDGTPVYVHAKVCVIDDVWAVVGSDNLNRRSWTYDSELSCAVIDEEHDRREPLDPGGLGDGARVYARDLRLALAAEHLELKPDEVDALADPDTAFRAFKESADALDAWHRGGKPGPRPSGRLRPYSPAKLKPLAGIWADPLYQYLLDPDGRPRKLRRADDF
- a CDS encoding multidrug effflux MFS transporter, with the translated sequence MTSLDARRDTTTAATASLPLLAVLVLALLSAIAPLATDMYLPGFPTMADELRTDASSIQLTLTTFMAGLAIGQLVIGPLSDRWGRRRPLLIGAAVCIVASALCAAAPNVGALIAFRFLQGFAGAAGVVLGRAIVADTVRGAAAARIFSVLMTIGGIAPVVAPLLGGALLGPVGWRGVFGVLTVAAVVMLIGSFFVLRETLPASSRQRGGVSATLRGARTVLGNRRYVGYTLAFIFTFGTLFGYISASPFVLQTVFGLSSGWYSVAFAANAVGLTLGSLVNARVVGRFGARRMLIVGLGSLLTWTVVLAVLTLTGLLTTVGVLVLLWLCVTSVGLVMGNATSLAIAQTPSAAGTGSAVIGAGQFALAAVVSPLVGLGGEGTAVPMAIVMVVSAAVAVVALATLTREPQPGH
- a CDS encoding MarR family winged helix-turn-helix transcriptional regulator, with protein sequence MASQEACAQLLDQLPAIGEIKRQFQRVVPPVGSKNVGAVGAIPTLAILATAGEQRASDLAERLRVDLSVISRQVTALIEAGLVARATDPSDRRVHHLAITDSGLQTLRQHREQMVELISRGLDDWSDQDVVVFAQLLRRFADSVAGAVAPPRPAAVAV
- a CDS encoding DUF7221 family queuine tRNA-ribosyltransferase-like protein; this encodes MNAPLAPAGYVFYLGAPAPGWLAKPEVNAEQAPLMVSDRRLRVYKTLPRARVPWVLDSGGFSELKEFGTWTVTPAEYAARARRYQEEIGQLAWAAPQDWMCEQAIIDGGQFGPQRFVGTHLSVPEHHLRTVVNAVELSMLAPDVRWLRIVQGDTPEDYERCDDLYLQHGIDLRKEPLVGVGSVCRRQGTGEGHAIFTALRARGLTRLHGFGVKTLGLRNYDDPWASTDSMAWAFTARRLRRPALPECVRAGRHKNCANCLRYALTWRRRLLNALLPEPSHREAA
- a CDS encoding MarR family winged helix-turn-helix transcriptional regulator, whose protein sequence is MSGEKTAPEAVALLSGELAALLHDVSRQLRSAAHAEVNLVPLPDSERDVLRYVGRNPGSGVGVVARELHMKSSNVSAAVRNLVARDLMIREADPGDRRIARLTLTDQAYRNLERLQRSWDAHLGAALGRLEPGDREKLEGAVPALRALVQVLRGR
- a CDS encoding helix-turn-helix transcriptional regulator; amino-acid sequence: MTTKPAGGRTKLTVAELCEELDVNRSTFYEWRAKGRAPRCIRLPNGELRIRRADLEAWLDRLADDEAA
- a CDS encoding DUF3631 domain-containing protein, with protein sequence MTTDPVPQMRDGEPAEGAAVLDQVAAFIARFVAFPSPHALTAVTLWAAHTHAIDAFYVTPRLVLDSAEPQSGKTRVLELLALLCRDPEMTISATVPAIFRMLVEKPYSLLFDEVDAIFNPRNGGNYEDLRALLNAGYKRGAAIARCVGDASKMQVQRFKVFAPVALAGLAGNMPDTITTRAITVHMRKRRHDQEVESFYTRDAEPEAAPIRQALARWIGERTDALAAARPTMPAGVVDRHAEIWEALLAVADAAGGPWPGRARDACAYFVLTTRPGELSFGVRLLTDLDALFAERLTDRLSTTEILKHLLALDDAPWPDLGKGKALDARRLSRELSRYDIKPVPFRHPVTDEVLKGYVTYPTDVQSGLNDAWSRYLRRPDPNSSVTAVTAVTTQVSDVTANQPVTATAVTTTPNAEGVTDVAVTAPPSVTPLTSNVTDVTAVTAKCGDAA
- a CDS encoding tyrosine-type recombinase/integrase; translation: METTYDVRIWKTLVRKGKRKTTYWVRWIVAGRERWEPFTTKGLAESFRSELLAAARKGEAFNVATGLPVSMERATKLDAAWYDFASSYVDTKWKRSAGTTRRTNAEALTTVTEAMLTTSRGRPDGRVLRSALTRWAFNTARRDTAERPAEIEAALRWVSTHSRPVAALAEPKVLRGVLDAITHKVDGGTAAPSVANRKRIVLNAAINHAIEEGLLTENPIPALKWTPPTKSIRPVDRRSVPNPVQARTLLAAVRAQQPSGPRLVAFFGCIYFAALRPEEVVALAKPNLAIPADGWGMFYLDGAAPHAGRDWTDSGNERDDRRQLKHRDVGDTRPVPCPPELTALLNEHIAEFGFGPDGRLLSGVRGGVLAKITIGRSWERARLDAFTPEVAASPLAATPYHLRHAAISTWVNGGVPVTDAAAWAGHSVDVLQKIYAQCLDQSDAINRQRVEAALGHRRPGR